DNA from Terriglobus tenax:
GAACTGCGGCTGCAGAGGGGTGTAGCCAAGCTTGTCGGCCAGGGGCTTGTCCATGCAGGCGGCGAAGTAGTCGCCGTACTTCTTCTGGAGCGGAGTCTTCGGGGCTTCGGCCGCGGCTTTCAGCTGCTGGTAGAGCAGGTAATTGTTGCGCTCGGCGAGCTCGTTGAAGCGGCCCCAGCGGGTCTGATCATTCGGAATGGGATTGTTCTTCTTCCAGTTGCCGCAGGCGTACTGGTAGAAGTCCGTGCACGGGTCGGCGGTCTTGTCGATGCCGGAGAGATCAAAGCTGATGGGCTGTTTGGGTTCTGCCGTAGGGGCTGAAACCTGCGCAAATGCCGGCAGGGCGCCGAGCAGAAGCGCCGACGCCAGAAGGGTAAGACGCATGGGTACTCCTCAGAGAAAAATCGTTTTTAGAGAATACGCCGCCCCGGAGGGCATGGGTAGGGACGGTGTGTGCGGGAGAAGGGGATTCGCTCAGGATGACAAAAGACAAGAAAGGCAAAAGCAGGTCCTTCCACTGCGCTTCGCCTGGGTCGGGATGACAAAACGAGGAAAGCGCGATGCCCATGTCCGGGAGTTCGGACATGGGGCACACAGAGTGGTGGGTTAGAAGACGCGGAAGTGGATGGTGAGGTACTTCTTCGGGTCGCTGCGGATGGTGTTGACCAGGCTGTTGGAGCTGGTGAGCAGCGTGTTCAGGTTGTTGTAGGCAGCGTCGTCCTTGACCAGTTTGCCAGCGGTGCCTTTGCCCTCATCGATGCCGGAGAGGATGTTGTCGAGGCGGCTGACGGTGTCATCCAGCTTTTTGGCGAAGGCCGGATCCTTGAGCATGAGGCCAAGGCCGCCTTTGCCCGCGTCCGCGTCGGCGAGGATGGAGTTGGCGTGGGCCAGGGTGGCGTTCAGATTGTTGTAGAGCGTGGGATCTTTCAGCAGCTTGCCTGCGGTTCCCTGTCCGCTATCCAGCTCGGTGGTGATGTGCTCAAGCCGTGCGGTGGTGGCGTTGAGGTGGTTGTAGACATCCTCATCCTTGAGCAGTTTGCCGAGCGAGCCCTTGCCGTTGTTCAGGTTCTCAGAGATCTGCTGGAGAGAGCCGACGGCCTTGTTGGCGCGCTGGTAGAGCGAGTCGTCGTAGATGAGCTGGCCGACGGCGCCTTTGCCGCTGGCGATGGTGTCCACGATGCGGTCGAGCTTGGCGAGAATGACGTTCAGGCTCTCGATGGTGCCCTGGCTGGACTTAACGACGTCCTGCAGGTTGGGGGTGTCGAGGGTCTTGAGGATGTCACCGTCCTGGAGCGGCGGTCCGGTCGCGACCTGGCTGTTGAGATCAATGACAGTGTCGCCGAGAACGCCGACGGTGGAGAGGGCAGCGGTGGTGTCGCGGTGGAGCAGCGGAAGGTACTTGGCGTCAATCCGCATGGCGACTTCGACCGGCGTGAGCTTACGCGCGGGGTCATTGACCACGTGGACGGCGGTGACGTTGCCGATGGTGACGCCCTGCAGATTGACCGGAGCGCCTTCCTTCAGGCCCGCCGAGTTATCGAAGTAGACCCTGGCGGAGATTTTTTTGGAGAAGAGGCTGGCGCCCTGCGCACTGGTGAGCAGAAAGATCAGCGTGATCAAGAGAGTGAGCGAGATGAGAACAATCACGCCAACTTTCAACTGCGACCAACGGACTTCCTGGTGGCTGGGCATATCTCTCCTTCATGCTGCAAAACGGATTTCGCTCTTTGGGAGCATTAGACCATGCACCGATCACAGAGGTTGCAGCTTTCCCAGTATGCGATGCGAATTGAAGGCTAAAGGTTTCAATATCAGCGATGTGCAGCGGCGTCCTGACCCTCGACGATCACGGTGGCAAACGCCATGCCGCGGCTGTGCGTGAGTGAGAGATGGACGGCTGTCATGCCCATGACCGTGGCGCGTTCAGCGGCACGGCCGGAGAAATGGAGGGTGGGGCGCTGGCCTGGCAGGCGGCGGACCTCAATCTCCTGCCAGCTGATGCCACGGCTGATGCCGGTGCCGAGCGCCTTGGCTCCGGCTTCCTTGGCGGCAAAGCGGGCGGCGAAGCTTTCTTCGGCGATTTTCTTTCGCTGGCAGTAGGCGATTTCGCCGGGGGTGTAGATGCGGTGGAGAAAACGGTCACCAAAACGGGAGATGCTTTCGCGAATCCGGTCAATCTCAGTGATGTCGGTCCCAATGCCGAGAATCATGCTTTCCATTGTGACACTTGCGTGCCGGGGGTAATGGTTTTCCGACAAGTGCGGGTGATGGGGGCATTTTGCCCGCCGATGTAAAGGCAAGAGGCAGTTGAGCGGGCATGAGCATGCGAGCGATCAAGAGTTACAGCTATGAAGACCAGGGAAGGCTGATGGTCAACCTGACGCGCGCCATCCGGAGGAGCGGCGGTGAGCTGCTGCGGGAAGAGCCACTGAGCGAACATGCCTTTGGACTGGATGTAGAACTGCCGCTGACCCGCATTGTGGAGCTGTATGGCGAACTGGTGCGGTATGGCCTGGAGTTTTCACGATCCGGTCAGTCGGCGCTGGCTGAGCTGTGCACGGTGCAGAAGCATGTACGGTTGCAGCCGGCCTGTGACCTGGTACACCTGCGGCTGGAGGTGAGCCTGCTGCAGGGGGTGAGCCTGGAGTCTCTGTTGGCCGGCCGGGGGCCTGTGGCCTGACACCACAGGCCCTGAGCCTGTACACTGACCGAGGTGCCGCCTATTATCCAAGCACAGAACCTCGGCAAGACCTACCGCTCCGGTAAGCTGGAGGTCCCGGCCCTTCGTAACGTGAATTTTTCCGTTGAGCGTGGCGAGTTTGTGGCCATTGTCGGCCCTTCGGGCTCCGGAAAAAGCACCCTGTTTTATCTGCTGGGTGGCTTGACGCAGGCTACGCACGGCTCCATCAAGATTGACGGGATGGACTTTGCGCAGCTCTCGGATTCTGAGCGCACGAAGCTGCGCCGCTCGCACATCGGCTTTATCTTCCAGCGGTTCAACCTGCTGCCGACGCTGTCGGCGCTGGGCAATATCGAGCTGGCGTATGAGATTGCCGGATTGAAGGAGCCCATGGATCGCGGGCTTCTGGACCACTTGTCGGGTTTGCTGGGAATCAAGGGGCGCCTGGACCATCGTCCGAATGAGCTTTCCGGCGGCGAGCAGCAGCGTGTGGCGATTGCCCGTGCCCTGATTACGCGGCCTTCCATTGTGCTGGCCGATGAGCCGACCGGGAACCTGGACACGAAGAACTCCGATGCAGTGCTGGCGATGCTTCGCCAGTCGTCGAAGGAGATGAACCAGACGGTGATGATGATTACGCACAATCCTGAGGCTGCCCAGATTGCCGACCGTGTGATTACGGTGCGCGATGGCGAGGTGGTCTCCATCGAAGCCGGTAAGGGCTCGATGGAGATTGTGCATAACGCGTATTAGCGGGATAAGAGAGTGAACAAAAAAGCCGGCCATTTGAGGCCGGCTTTTTTGTTTGTGTGCTGATGGGGGTTTGAAGAAAAAGATCCTTCAGGATGACTAGCCGTTCGCCATCTGACCGCTACAACAGCGCACCATCCCACCATCTGGCCACTCCATCATCCAACTGTTTACCAGAGCACGCCGTCGATGGGTTTTTCCATGGGCGGGATGGTTTTCTCGGCGAGGATCTGGCGGAGGTTGACTTCGATGGTGCGGCAGATGGCGGTCAGCGGGATGTCGAAGATGGTGTTGCTGAAGGGATCTTCGAGGTCGGTTCCGATCTTGTTCAGTGCAAGGAAGATGAGACCGACGCCGGTGGAGCCGAAGGGGGTCCACCAGCCGAGGTTGGCGACCATGGCGAGTGGGAGCACGAGGCAGTAGAGATGCACGAACATGCGGGGGAAGTAATCATACTGCCGCGGCATGGGGGTGTTCTTGATGCGTTCGGCGCCGCCCTGGGCGTCGCAGAGGCGGGTGAGGGTCTCGTCCATGTTGCCCCAGCCACGTTCGGTCATATAGCCGGCCATGAAGGCGTCCATGACGAGGAAGCCGATGCGTTTCTGGATTTCGACGGCGACGTTCTTCTCGTTCTTGAGGAGAAGGATCTCTTCCTGTGGAAGGATGTCTTTGAGCTCCCACCAGGGTTCGAGGCCGCGGAGCTGCTGGCGGAGGCAGTTGACCCAGGCAATCTGCAGGTGGACGATCTGCTGCTGGATGTAACGGACGCCCTCGACATCTTCCTCAGCACGCGCGCGGATGTTGGTGACGGCCTGGCGGGCGAGCGAGCGGGAGTTGTTGACGATGGAGCCCCACAGGGTACGGGCCTCCCACCAGCGGCCATAGGCGGAGTTATTGCGGAAGCCGACGATGACGCCGATGGCTGAGCCCAGAAGGCTGAGCGGGATGGCCGGCTGGGCGATCCACTTCATGCCCAGCATCTGGTAGGCGATCACGACGAGGGCGTCGAAGCCGAACAGCAGCGCCAGAGGCAAGCCGATGTACTTTGCCATCTGGCGCAGCGGTGGATGGTTGATGGTGATCAAGCACCGGCTCCGAGTGTGGATTCGAATTTGTTCTTCTGTTCGTTGAAGATTTTTACGTCGCCGTGTTCGATGTCATAGACCCAGCCGCCGACGGAGAGCTCTCCGCGGGCGATGGCGCCGGCAACGGAGGGGTGTGTGCGGGCGTGGTTCATCTGCATGAGCACGTTCTGCTCTGTGAGGCTGGGCAGCATCGCATCCGGGGTAGCGATCTCTTTGGCGACGCTGAGGGCGGCCTCGGCGTTGCGCAGCCAGCGGCGTACGGTGGGTAGCTTTTCGAGCGACTCGGGCTTGAGCAGGGCCTTCATGGCTCCGCAGTCGGAGTGTCCGCAGATGACGACGTGCTGCACCTTGAGGGCGGAGACGGCGTATTCGATCACCGAAGAGATGCCGCCGACCATTTCACCGTAAGGGGGCACCATGTTGCCGACGTTGCGGCTGACGAAGATGTCGCCGGGGCCGGACTGGGTGATCAGCTCCGGGTCAATGCGGGAGTCAGAGCAGGTGATGACCAGGGTGTGCGGTGTTTGCGGCTTGTTGGCCGCCTCAATGTACTCCTGCTGGTGCTTAGGGTAGACCTCGGTCTGAAACTTGTGGATGCCGTACTTGAGGTGTTCGCGGACGTCCATGGGTGCTCCTTGGGGAATGGCTTGTTTTTGACTTGCCCCATCTTAGATGACAGCCGTGTCCGTGGTGTTGATGGGATGAAAGAGGAGCGGAAAGGCACATGCGGGGTCTCCGCGGGGCTTCGTCTTCAGCCGGGATGACACGTGGATTGGAGAAAAGCAGATTCTTTCAGGATGAGAAATCATTTCTAAATATATTTCTAAATAAACGATTTGCTTCAGCAGTGTCATCCATACAAATCCTGCACAGGTACGTGCAATCAGGCACTTGCAGGAGAGAATCTGCACAGAACGCGTCCAAAGAGCAGGAGGCGGATATGGCATTCGTCACCGACAAAGCGGAGCTGAAGCCGGGCCTGATTATCTTTAGGCGCGGCGATGTGGAGCACCGGCAGTGGTACTGCCGGATGAAGATTCCGAAGGCTGACCGGTATAAGACGGTATCGCAGAAGACAACGGACATGGATGTAGCGCGTGACCGTGCCTTTGATCAAGATGCGGATATCCGGTTCCGGCTTAAGCATGATGTACCTGTCTTCAACCATCCCTTTCGCGAAGTTGGTAGGGAGTACCTGCTCACACAGGAGGCGCGAGCACAGCATGGAGAGATCAGCGCGGCGCGTCCGAAGAAGGTCCGTGCCGTCATCGAAGGAACTCTGGATCGATATGTCGGTTCGACGCAGGTTCATCTGATCGGGGATGAGCTTTGGAGCGGTTACCCGACATGGCGGCGGGAGAACGGCGTTGGCCGCAACAAGCGGAATGGTGTCCGTGAGGTGACGGCGGAGATGGCCGAGGCTTTCGCTAAGAATGAGGCCGAACGCCGCACCAAGGTTCAGCACACTCGGCAAGATTCGGGTGCTGAGACCGATTGAAGTCGCTCCTTCCAAAGACACGATCGTTCCCTTCATCAGTGATGCGACGATCCGTTTTGAGATGTCGATCTTTGGAGCGGTGATGAACTTCGCCATCAAGAAGCGCTATGTTCCAGCAAGCCAGAGATTCGATGAGCGTCCTAAGCTGAAGTCAATGAGACGCGATGGGTTCACGCTGGAGGAGTACCGCAAGCTTCATACGGCCGGTCGTAGATGGATCGCCAAGGCGGATAAGCCTTCGAGTATCTGGTATCGGATGGCGACCTACAACCTGATCCTGATTGCTTGCAATACAGGGATGCGACCGATCGAGATGAAGAACCTGCGGTGGCGCGACATCATGCCATCACGATCAAGGTGTTTCAATCCACGCGGCCCGTGTGGGCCGCGAAGTCGGCTGCATATGCGCGCAGGCTAAAGCGTGGGGGGCAATCCACGCGGCCCGTGTGGGCCGCGAAGTCGGTAAAGCCCTCCTCAGAGCACAGGGTTTGCCCGTTTCAATCCACGCGGCCCGTGTGGGCCGCGATATGACGAGAGCATCATGTACGAGACCAGCGATGAGTTTCAATCCACGCGGCCCGTGTGGGCCGCGATTCAAGCTCCAATTCCTTGATTTTGCTCATCTTTGTTTCAATCCACGCGGCCCGTGTGGGCCGCGATCTGCCCGAACCATGGCGGCATCGTTCATCGACCCTGGTTTCAATCCACGCGGCCCGTGTGGGCCGCGATGCTGACTGCCAGACTGCGTCACAATCCGTTTTAGTTTCAATCCACGCGGCCCGTGTGGGCCGCGATCATATCCGGTTGGAGCGGCCTGCGTCTGACTGTTGTTTCAATCCACGCGGCCCGTGTGGGCCGCGATGCCGTACGGGACGAGCTTAAACTTTCCCTCGCTCACGTTTCAATCCACGCGGCCCGTGTGGGCCGCGATCGATTAGCCCTCAGAGGCTCCGGGAATGCGTTCGGTTTCAATCCACGCGGCCCGTGTGGGCCGCGATGTGCCAGTCATAGCCCGGCGTATCGGACTTGTCGTTTCAATCCACGCGGCCCGTGTGGGCCGCGATCGGAGCCAGCGGTCTGTTTTACCGGTGAGCCTCAGTTTCAATCCACGCGGCCCGTGTGGGCCGCGATATCAACAGGGTTTCTGGTTACAGGGAGCAGGAGTTGTTTCAATCCACGCGGCCCGTGTGGGCCGCGATACGGCAAGCTGAATCCATGCCTGAGTTTTTTCATCGTTTCAATCCACGCGGCCCGTGTGGGCCGCGATAGCGATTCAGGCTCAAGTGGCCACCGCACAGTACGTTTCAATCCACGCGGCCCGTGTGGGCCGCGATCCGAACAACAGCACCGTCGTGCCCAACCAGGTGGTGTTTCAATCCACGCGGCCCGTGTGGGCCGCGATAGTCCAGCACGGATTCAAGACACGTGCCGAAAGAGTTTCAATCCACGCGGCCCGTGTGGGCCGCGATTTACCCTGGGCGAGCAAACTATCGTACTTGCTCTTGTTTCAATCCACGCGGCCCGTGTGGGCCGCGATTAGAAGCTATCGAGTTCTTAGGTGGTGCTCCGATTGTTTCAATCCACGCGGCCCGTGTGGGCCGCGATGGATGACATTGCGCGGCATCGGTTGATTCAAGGTGTTTCAATCCACGCGGCCCGTGTGGGCCGCGATGCTAGATAAAGACGTAGTAAATTCCTATCGTATGTTTCAATCCACGCGGCCCGTGTGGGCCGCGATGCGAGCGGCCGGTGTTGGTGAGCCTGATAGAAAAGTGGGTTTCAATCCACGCGGCCCGTGTGGGCCGCGATGCTCGGGGGACGCCATGGCCAGCAACCGTTTCAGTTTCAATCCACGCGGCCCGTGTGGGCCGCGATGCATCACCGGTAAGCCTCTTCAAGACAAAAGCTGTTTCAATCCACGCGGCCCGTGTGGGCCGCGATGATCGACTTCAAAGCCCGGCAGAAAATCAAACGGTGTTTCAATCCACGCGGCCCGTGTGGGCCGCGATATGCTTCTCTCTGCTAGCGTGGCGGTTGCTGCTATGGTTTCAATCCACGCGGCCCGTGTGGGCCGCGATTTTGCTTGTCGGGCATGAATAGCCCTGTGTGGTTGTGTTTCAATCCACGCGGCCCGTGTGGGCCGCGATTTGAGGTTGAGCTTCGCCCCATCGATGCGACGGGTGTTTCAATCCACGCGGCCCGTGTGGGCCGCGATTCCTTGACGTCTGTAAGGCACTGAAGATTTCGAGGTTTCAATCCACGCGGCCCGTGTGGGCCGCGATAAGCTCGCGAACATCTCAGTTGCCGCCTCGCTGGAGTTTCAATCCACGCGGCCCGTGTGGGCCGCGATGTAGCCGTCGAGCATATTCATCCGCCACATCGCCGTTTCAATCCACGCGGCCCGTGTGGGCCGCGATCTTCACGCAGCTCGACAACCTGACCAGCCAGCAGCGCAGTTTCAATCCACGCGGCCCGTGTGGGCCGCGATGGCGAGCGTGCTAAGTTGCGCTTGCGCCAGATCTTAGGATGGCACATTCGCGGAAGGGGTTCCAGTGAAGAGGGGAACGCAGGCTTGCGTCCTCCTGCTTTGCGCTCAACGCTGTATTTGCCGTAACTTCCTGCAATCGCGAACCTATCGGGTAGTTCGTGATCGCTTCCGGTTCGCGCAGGCCGTTCTATTCGATTGAAAGAGGGAGGCAGGTTCAGAGAATGAGCGGGCCTTGCGGGTCGTAGGACGGTTTGGCGCCGATGTGTTCTACCCTGCGCTTCCATTCGTTGCCCAGGAAGTAAAAGCGGAGGCTGTCCTCCTCAGGCGCGATCTCCGTGAGGAGATCGGCGCGGAAGCGAACCCATTGTGCGGCGTCGACCAGGCACTCGAAGACGGAGTTCTGGACACGCTGCCCGCGATCTTCGCACAGGCGGGCGACGCGGCGCAAACGGCGACGGCCGGCTTCTTCGCGTGTGCTGACGTCATAGCTGACCAATACGAGCATGGGAAATTATCTCCAGAGAAATGCGGGATAGGCATCGAGCCCTCCGCGAACGTAGCGGGCCAGCAGCAGTGCCTGCGTGTAGGGAATGAGGCCGAGCGGGATTCGTTCGTTGAGGAAGGGATGCTCAATTTCTTCCTGTTTGCGCGTTTGCCATGCGGCGATGACCTGCTTGCGGGTGGCTTCTTCCAAAAGGGTCGCTCCACTGTCCTGGATGGTGAAGCCGGAGGCCTGCACCTGTCGACGGTTGATCAGCGTGAGTGCGAGGCGGTCTGCGAGGGGAGAACGAAGTTCCTCCATCATGTCGAGTGCGAGGCTTGGTCGGCCGGGACGGTCGGCATGCAGGAAACCGACGGCGGGATCGAGGCCGACGCTTTCCAGTGCCGACTCGATATCATGCCGGAGCAGGGCGTAGATAAAGCTGAGAAGGGCGTTGGTGCGATCGAGGGGAGGCCGACGCGAGCGTCCTTGAAAGCGGAAGGCATCGCGGTCGCCGTTGATCATGGAGTCGAATGCAGAGAAGTATTCCTGACCGGCGAGTCCTTCGTGTCCGCGTGCGATTTCGATATTGTCCGCGCGGGAGGCGTCGAGGCCGATCCACTGCAGGCGTTTTGCGGCGTCGCGGAGAGTTTCACTTCGTTGCGGGTCAGAGGTCTCGCGTGCCGCCCGTAGTAACACGGTGCGGCTGTTGGCGATCTTTGCAGTAACGGTCATTCGGACCGCGGGCAGAGCGCCCTCAGCTCCGTCGCACAGCCGGTACTGCTGGCGTCGTAAGAGAACATTGCCGGAGACCGGCCCCTGGATGCGCGCAAGAAAGCGGCCCTGCTCTGTAAGAAAGGAGATGCCGACACCGCTTTCACAGCAGAGTGACAGCACCGGAGGTGAGCAGGAGACCTGTCCCCAGCAGACCAGGCCCTCCAGCGTGTGTACGGGAATGCGGAGCTTCGTCTCGTGGTCAACTTTGACGGAGACGGTTTCGCCATCGCGATGAAGGTAGGCGCCTTGTGTCATGACATGCAGCGTGTTCAGGAGCTTGCGCATTTGGGCCTACTCCTCGGTCCGCAATGATCGAAGCTGCGCCGTCCGCCAACGGTTTTCTACGGCAGCGTTGCCAGTGGCTTGCGGTAGACACAGATGGTTGAGAGAACAGTTGCGGCAATGTGGCCCGGGAATGGGGGCGGGTGTGATGCGGTTGCGATAGAGGTGGTGCATCTGTTGCGCCAGATCTTCTGTGCGCGAGCGTAATTGTGCGGAGAAGGTGACGTCCATGCGACGGCGAGGTTCTCCGTAGAAGATGGCACCTGCGGGGACATCGGTCTGGAGCATCTCTTCCAGGCAAAGCGCCTGTGCGCAGAGCTGAACCAGGTCGCAATCGTTTGGCTTGCGCTTGCCGCGCTTGTATTCGACGGGGAAGGGTAGAGGGTTGAATTCGACAATGTCGGCACGGCCGGAGAGGGCGAGACGCCGACTCTCCAGAAGCATGCCGCGCACGGTGCGGAGGTCGTGCCGTCGCGTTTGGCCTGGCAGGTCTGCGCGCTCATGCAGCAGGCTGCCTTCGGCGGTAAGGCGGTTTTCTGCCCAGGCCTGTTCCAGATGGATGAGCGCCCATTGGCGCGGACAGAAGGCAAGATGCTGCAGCCCGCTGATCGGAAGAGACTCGTCGAGCTGCAGATCCGGCTGCATGGTTGGCTTACACGTAGCGCCAGGCGGTAACGCCGGGTAGCGCTTCTGTATCTTCGGTGGGAGCCGTGATGCCGGCGGCTTCGTATTCGGCAAAGCTGCGAGCGGTGGGAACGCTGGGCAACTTTACGGAGTCGAGTACCTTGTGGGCTGGCGCATTGCCGAGTTCGTCCTTGTGTTCGAAGAGCCAGAGGCCGCGCACGGCCATTTCGCCGCGGGTAGCGGAGCGGTCGTGGTCGAAGAGGTTGGTCAGGGCGTTCAACAGGGTTCCCATGTCATGGCGGGTGAACTGCATCTGCTTTGCCAGGAAGGGTGAGACGAAACCGTGCATACGGTAGAGGCCATAGGCGACGCCGTGCTTGCGGCCCATCTGTCCGCTCGCAGCTTTCTCTTCGCCGCTCTCGTCGGTTACGGCTTCGCCACCTGCGTCGCCGGGATTGGTGAGGGCGACACGAGTGATGGTGTGGGCGATGCTGGTGATGGGGTCAATGGAGGTAGCGAAGCCAAACTGGACGGGGCCGCGGACCTGGCCGCAGTTCCAGAGCCTGGTCTGACCCTTGGCTTTTTTTCCTGTGTTGATGGCTGCGTCTGCTTCAATCTCGGCTTTGCCGGTTGTCATGACGGCGCCGAAGGTGCGGACGTCAAAGTAGTTGGCGCACATCCATGTGCGTGCCGCATCCACGGACTTGCCGTCCGGCTCGATGCCAAGAGCCTTGTACGCAGAGCGCTGCTCGTTGGCAAGGATGCCGCGTTCTTTTACGTAGATGTTGTTCGGCGATTCGAAGTTACGTGTCAGGCCGACGAAGTTACGGATCTTGCGCTTAATGGCGACGTCAGTCACCAGGCCGTGGCCGGTCTCCGGGTCCACGCGCGGAGCGTTGTCAGCGTCCGGATCGCCATTGGGGTTGCCGTGGCGCACATCGAACAGAAGGACGATTTCGTAGCGCTTATCCAGCACGGTGGGTTGAGAGAAGTCAGGACGGCTCATGCAATGGTCTCCTCGGTGGAATCGGTTGATGGTTCTGCGGAGGCTTGGGGGACGGTCTGATCGCTTTTACGGAAGAAAGTTTGGCGCTGGTGGTAGTAACCAAGAGCGAAGCGGCCTTGCTGTTCCAGGGAGAGCACGGCGGAGAAGCCGTCGAGATTGAGGCCGTCGATGATTTCGCCCAGGAGCTTGTCCAGATTGGTAGCCCGACCGGGCAGCTTGCGGCCAGCCTTCGAGAGATGATGCTGGGCTGTTTGCATCAACTGGGGGAAGACGACACCGGGGCGGGTCGAGGCGGCTCCAAAGGTCCTGTCCACCAGGGTGCGATTCAGGTTGCTTCCCTGGGCAGCGGTTTGGAGATTTTCCAGCACTGCCAGCAGGCGGCCAAGCAGGTAAGGTGGGTCTTTCGATTCGCGATCAAGACTCATGGGATAGGTTCTCTCTTTCTCAACGGCAGAGTCGGGTGTGGTGTTCTTCCGTGGAACAAGGCTTTGGAAGTAGAGGTGAAGCAGGGCCGCACGCTCTGCGGAGACGGCTCGTTCCGCACGGTTACGCGCGACGATGGTTGATAGAAAACTGCGGGAGAGCCTGCCGCCGAAGAGCGCATGCAGCCAAAGTTCGGTGGCGGCCTCCGGGGGCAGACGGTCGCGTTCGCCGTTGAGCACCATGCTTCCCAACAGACGGAAGAGCGGCAGAGGTTCCGCGGTGTCGTAGCGGTCTACGTTGATGGCGCGGAAAAAGTGCATCAGGTTCTGCGCCACTTCTCCTACGGTGCCGGCATGAAGACGGCGAACAGAAGCACGACCTTGCGCTCCGGTCACGATGAGGCAGTAGAACCCGGAGGAGTCGTTGAGTAAGAACTCGCTGCCTTTGTGTGGAGAAACCAGCAACTCCAGAACGCTCCTGGGATCGGTGTTGAGGGAGGAGAGGAAGCTGGGCAACTCGCTTTGCCCCTCTGCCCAGTACACGGCGGTGGTGTCTCCGTTCAACACCAGGCTCAATGGCTTCAGCTTGAGACCGGATGGGGTTTCATACTGCGCGCGCGTCAGGCGGCGTAGGGCCTCAGTGTAGGCGGTCATGCACTCGTTGCAGACGGGAGCGTTCTCATTGCCGCTGAGGCCGTACTTCTCGAAGGCATTG
Protein-coding regions in this window:
- the cas8c gene encoding type I-C CRISPR-associated protein Cas8c/Csd1, which translates into the protein MILQSLRDLAVRENLVDDPAFESKAVRWIIALDADGRFLNAYDTSTPETLPEGSKKKPKMQAKLMRIPRRLGRTVGIKSDFLVDNAKYALGLAADPAEAGDPRIQQCHAAFLDLLRSAPQDVPELQTVLTFLSDDAAREACAQNLAAKGGFASNDLFCFQVDGEPLIKIEELQAWWRTQRNEESEGSLPVQCLVCGELRIPARLHNSFQIRGASTSGIPLVSFNANAFEKYGLSGNENAPVCNECMTAYTEALRRLTRAQYETPSGLKLKPLSLVLNGDTTAVYWAEGQSELPSFLSSLNTDPRSVLELLVSPHKGSEFLLNDSSGFYCLIVTGAQGRASVRRLHAGTVGEVAQNLMHFFRAINVDRYDTAEPLPLFRLLGSMVLNGERDRLPPEAATELWLHALFGGRLSRSFLSTIVARNRAERAVSAERAALLHLYFQSLVPRKNTTPDSAVEKERTYPMSLDRESKDPPYLLGRLLAVLENLQTAAQGSNLNRTLVDRTFGAASTRPGVVFPQLMQTAQHHLSKAGRKLPGRATNLDKLLGEIIDGLNLDGFSAVLSLEQQGRFALGYYHQRQTFFRKSDQTVPQASAEPSTDSTEETIA